ACGGCGAGGACGGCCACATCTGGGGCGGCGAGATCCTCATCGCAGACTGGGAGGGCTACGACAGATACGCCCACCTCGCCTACGTGCCGATGCCCGGCGGCGGCGGCGCGATCAAGCGCCCTGCGCGCATGGCGCTGGGCACGCTGTCCGCTCTCGGCCTGCTCGATCATCCGGGCGCAGCGCCGCTGCGAAGCCGCCTGCAGCCAGGCGAGGAAAGCACTCTGCTGCGCATGGTCGAGCGCAAAGTGAACTCGCCGCTGACCAGCTCGGCGGGCCGTCTGTTCGACGCCGTAGCTGCCATCGTGGGCATCGCCGATGATGCTCGCTACGAAGGCGAGGCGGCGATTCTGCTCGAGGCGGCAGCTGACCTCAGCGAGGCCGGCGGCTACGAGTTTGCGCTGGTCGCGCCGCCGCAGACCGACCCGTCGGCACCGCTCACCATCGATCCGACCCCTGTGCTCTCGGCGATTCTGGACGACGTCGCTGCTCAGATACCGGTGGGGGTAATCTCGATGCGCTTTCACCGCGCCGTCGTGCGGTGTATAGTCCGTGTTTGCGAAGCAGCGACAAAACACGCCGGCACGGGTTACGTCGCGCTCGCTGGTGGCGTGTTCATGAACCGTATCGTCTTCGGCGAGTCGGTGCGCGAACTCTCCGCCGCGGGCCTGGACCCCCTCACTCACGTGAGGCTGCCGGTCAACGACGGAGCTGTGTCGTTCGGTCAAGCCGTGATCGCATGGGCTAGGCGGCACGGTATTTGATGCTTAGAGGCCACCAGCCCGGCAGCTGCGACAGGAGGGTCAAAGGCGTATGTGTCTCGCCATTCCCGCACGCATCGTGACGATCGAAGAAGGCCACATGGCCTCCGTAGACATCATGGGCGTCACCCGCAAGGTATCGCTCGACCTCACACCGGAAGCAGTTGTAGGCGACTACGTTCTCGTCCACGCAGGGTTCTCCCTGCAGGTAGTTGACGAGCAGTACGCCAACGAGACGCTCGAGATTCTGAGGTCCATCCCCGACTTTGCGGCTGACGAGGGTATCGCCCTTGAGGGGGCCTAAGGCCCAATGGATCTGAGTGGTTTTCGTGACCCCGAGATCGCCAGGGGCCTGATTGACGCTATCGACGTTGCCGCGCAGCACCTGTCGCGCCCGGTCAAGATCATGGAAGTCTGCGGCACCCACACCGTCGCAATCGCCAAGAACGGTCTGCGCGCCGTGATGCCGGACAACGTCACGCTGCTCTCCGGCCCCGGATGCCCCGTCTGCGTCACAGCGAACGAGGACATCGACGTAGCCATCGAACTCGCCAAGCAGCCCGGCGTCATCGTCACGTCGTTCGGCGACATGATGAAGGTCCCCGGTAGCTACAGCTCGCTTGCCAAGGAGAAGGCCGCCGGCCGAGACGTTCGCATCGTCTACTCGCCGCTCGACGCGCTGTCCCTGGCCAAGAAGACACCCGACAAGCAGGTCGTCTTCGTAGCCGTCGGCTTCGAGACAACCGTGCCCCTCATCGCTGCCTCGATTCTGCGCGCGCAGGAAGAGGGCATCGAGAACTTCAGCATCTTCTCGGCACACAAGACGGTGCCCAAGGCGCTCGAAGCGCTGGTCAACGATCCGGACGTCGAAATCGACGCCTTCATCCTCCCCGGCCACGTATCGACAATCATCGGGCAGGAGCCCTACGAGTTTCTCGCCGAGCACTACAAGGTTCCCGGAGTCATCACCGGATTCGAGCCGGTCGACGTGTTGCAGGGCATCTACATGATCCTCAAGCAGCTCGAAGAGGGTCGTGCCGAGATCGAGATCGCCTACCACCGCGGGGTCGAGCCGGGGGGCAACCCAACCGCCAAGGCGCTCGTAGAGAAAGTCTTCGAGCCCATCGACGCCGACTGGCGCGGCATCGGCGTCATCCCTGGCACCGGCTTG
The Coriobacteriia bacterium DNA segment above includes these coding regions:
- a CDS encoding hydrogenase maturation protein HypF translates to GEDGHIWGGEILIADWEGYDRYAHLAYVPMPGGGGAIKRPARMALGTLSALGLLDHPGAAPLRSRLQPGEESTLLRMVERKVNSPLTSSAGRLFDAVAAIVGIADDARYEGEAAILLEAAADLSEAGGYEFALVAPPQTDPSAPLTIDPTPVLSAILDDVAAQIPVGVISMRFHRAVVRCIVRVCEAATKHAGTGYVALAGGVFMNRIVFGESVRELSAAGLDPLTHVRLPVNDGAVSFGQAVIAWARRHGI
- a CDS encoding HypC/HybG/HupF family hydrogenase formation chaperone encodes the protein MCLAIPARIVTIEEGHMASVDIMGVTRKVSLDLTPEAVVGDYVLVHAGFSLQVVDEQYANETLEILRSIPDFAADEGIALEGA
- the hypD gene encoding hydrogenase formation protein HypD gives rise to the protein MDLSGFRDPEIARGLIDAIDVAAQHLSRPVKIMEVCGTHTVAIAKNGLRAVMPDNVTLLSGPGCPVCVTANEDIDVAIELAKQPGVIVTSFGDMMKVPGSYSSLAKEKAAGRDVRIVYSPLDALSLAKKTPDKQVVFVAVGFETTVPLIAASILRAQEEGIENFSIFSAHKTVPKALEALVNDPDVEIDAFILPGHVSTIIGQEPYEFLAEHYKVPGVITGFEPVDVLQGIYMILKQLEEGRAEIEIAYHRGVEPGGNPTAKALVEKVFEPIDADWRGIGVIPGTGLGIRAEYDHYNAVKRIPVTPPEPKEIKGCQCGEVLRGITLPYQCKLFGKGCTPEHPIGPCMVSSEGSCAAYYRFTDYGREG